CCCAGGAGGAGGGCGTCGACATCGATGACGTCCCGACCGACGAGGAACGGGAGGGAGCGGCGTTCGTCGCGCCCGACGACGTCCGCGCGTACGCCGAGGCACAGCGGGCGGCCCAGGAGGCCGACGCGACGGCCGTGACGGCAGATGCCGAAGCCAGCGGGGACGCTGACTCCACCGGGACCGCGACGGCGGCCGAGCCGGTCGAACCGGCCGAGGCGGCCGAACCGGTGAGCGTCGCGGGGAGCGAGGGAGACGAGCGCGTCCCGTATCGCGGGGTCCGTCGGGCCATCGGCGAGCAGATGCAGCGTTCGAAGTACACCGCACCGCACGTCTCTCACCACGACACCGCCGTGGTGGACGACCTCGTCGCGCTCCGCGCCGAACTCAAGCCACACGCGGAAGAACAGGGCGTCTCGCTCACCTACATGCCCTTCGTCATGGCGGCGGTCGTGAAGGCGCTGAAGGAGTTCCCCGTCCTCAACGCCGTCCTCGACGAGGAGGCCGAAGAGATCGTCTACCGGAAGGAGTACAACCTCGGCGTCGCCGTCGCCACCGACGCGGGGTTGATGGTTCCCGTCGTGCGCGACGTCGACCGGAAAGGCGCGGTGGAACTCGCCTCGGACCTCGGTGGTCTCGTCGAGCGGGCGCGGGACCGGGACATCTCGCGTGCGGAGATGCAAGGGAGCACGTTCACGCTCACGAACTTCGGTGCCATCGGCGGCGAGTACGCCACCCCCATCATCAACTACCCCGAGGTCGCGATTCTCGGACTCGGCGCCATCGAACAACGGCCCGTCGTCGAAGACGGCGAGGTGGTCGCGAGACACACCCTGCCGTTGTCGCTGTCTATCGACCACCGGGTCGTCGACGGCGCCGACGCGGGGCAGTTCACGAATCGGGTCATCGAACTGCTGGAGAACCCGCGGCTGCTGTTGCTCTGAACGGGTCGGGAGGACTAGCCTGCCGCGTGGCGTCATTTTAACTCGGCGGACGGCGAGACCGAGACATGGTCGTCGGAGACATCTCGACAGGGACCGAACTGCTCGTCATCGGCGCCGGCCCGGGCGGCTACGTCGCCGCCATCCGCGCCGCGCAGAAGGGAATCGACACGACGCTCGTCGAACGTGACGCCTACGGCGGGACCTGCCTCAATCACGGCTGCATCCCCTCGAAGGCGTACATCACGGCGACGGACCTCGCCCACCGGGCCGGCCACGCCGAGGAGATGGGTATCCACGCCGACCCCGTGGTCGACATGGCCGGCCTGCGCGACTGGAAGGACGGCGTCGTCGGGCAGTTGACCGGTGGCGTCGAGAAGCTCTGCAAGGCCAACGGCGTCAACCTCGTCGAGGGGACGGCGCGGTTCGACAGCCCCACCAAGGTCCGCGTCGCCCACGGCGGCGAGGGGCAGGGTTCAGAGAGCATCGAGTTCGAACACTGCATCGTCGCGACG
This window of the Salinigranum halophilum genome carries:
- a CDS encoding dihydrolipoamide acetyltransferase family protein — protein: MIEEFKLPDVGEGVAEGELVEWHVEPGDTVTEDQVVAEVETDKALVEVPSPYNGTVKELLAEEGEVVPVGNVIITFEVPGEGDEEAAAGAADAEAEPAPDADAEPDEGEDETEAADTPDARVFAPPSVRRLARELGVDLAAVDGSGPGGRITEGDVRTSADTGDDAADEGGPAAVTFSGRSATSRGDAGDGETGEAVGESTPAGRSQTLAAPATRKLAQEEGVDIDDVPTDEEREGAAFVAPDDVRAYAEAQRAAQEADATAVTADAEASGDADSTGTATAAEPVEPAEAAEPVSVAGSEGDERVPYRGVRRAIGEQMQRSKYTAPHVSHHDTAVVDDLVALRAELKPHAEEQGVSLTYMPFVMAAVVKALKEFPVLNAVLDEEAEEIVYRKEYNLGVAVATDAGLMVPVVRDVDRKGAVELASDLGGLVERARDRDISRAEMQGSTFTLTNFGAIGGEYATPIINYPEVAILGLGAIEQRPVVEDGEVVARHTLPLSLSIDHRVVDGADAGQFTNRVIELLENPRLLLL